A stretch of Mastacembelus armatus chromosome 1, fMasArm1.2, whole genome shotgun sequence DNA encodes these proteins:
- the LOC113127867 gene encoding beta-1,3-N-acetylglucosaminyltransferase lunatic fringe-like, translating to MWKHGASKHTSSCPRAVTAAVTCLLVTGMLVVTVGHPSRRDADESPAPAPSGKVFSAYFRKLARERRAISGPPRSSGPPRPVEHLSPADLFIAVKTTRRYHRHRLELLLRTWISRNMQQTYVFTDGEDKELSKRMGAHLINTNCSAAHNRRALSCKMSLEYDTFIHTGRKWFCHVDDDNYLNVGSLLKLLSQYSHTQDVYIGRPSLERPIEATEILSTTEMKQVRFWFATGGAGFCLSRGLALKMKPWASDGTFMTTAEHIRLPDDCTVGYIVEGLLGVSLIRSALFHSHLENLGLVSDVHSQVTLSYGTVENSRNTVNVKGPFSLNDDPTRFMSVHCLLYPDTPWCPSPRPL from the exons ATGTGGAAACATGGGGCATCGAAACACACGTCCAGCTGCCCCCGCGCTGTTACCGCCGCGGTCACCTGTCTGCTGGTCACCGGGATGCTTGTCGTCACTGTCGGACACCCGAGCCGCAGAGACGCGGACGAGTCTCCGGCTCCAGCGCCGAGTGGAAAAGTTTTCTCGGCGTATTTCAGGAAATTGGCCCGGGAGCGGAGAGCGATAAGCGGCCCCCCGCGGAGCAGCGGTCCCCCCAGGCCGGTGGAGCATCTCTCCCCGGCCGACCTGTTCATAGCGGTAAAAACCACCCGGAGGTACCACCGACACagactggagctgctgctgcgcACATGGATCTCCAGAAACATGCAACAG acgtaCGTGTTCACTGATGGAGAGGACAAGGAGCTGAGCAAAAGGatgg GGGCACATTTGATCAACACCAACTGCTCAGCAGCCCACAACCGTCGGGCGCTCTCCTGTAAAATGTCTCTGGAGTACGACACTTTTATCCACACTGGCAGGAA GTGGTTCTGTCACGTGGATGATGATAACTACCTGAACGTCGGCTCCCTCCTGAAACTTCTATCTCAGTACAGCCACACACAGGACGTTTACATCGGCCGGCCCAGCCTCGAACGACCGATAGAGGCCACAGAGATACTCAGCACCACTGAAATG aaaCAGGTGAGATTCTGGTTTGCCACAGGAGGAGCCGGGTTCTGTCTGAGCCGTGGCCTTGCCCTTAAAATGAAACCCTGGGCGAG TGATGGCACTTTCATGACAACAGCTGAGCACATCCGCCTCCCTGACGACTGCACCGTCGGTTACATCGTGGAGGGGCTGCTGGGTGTGAGCCTCATCCGCTCAGCTTTGTTCCACTCCCACCTGGAAAACTTGGGACTGGTGTCAGACGTACACAGccag GTGACTCTAAGCTACGGCACTGtggaaaacagcaggaacacaGTCAATGTGAAAGGACCGTTTTCACTTAATGACGATCCTACGAG GTTTATGTCTGTCCATTGTCTGCTGTACCCAGACACTCCCTGGTGCCCCAGCCCCCGGCCACTTTAA